A DNA window from Stigmatella aurantiaca contains the following coding sequences:
- a CDS encoding DUF6258 family protein, translated as MPFEFMAVDVNLRWGVPMEPKQFLDSIYLGDRGCKCVLIEGYIERLIMVVDLISRILSESGEWDFYQDENIADGRIVFSRVKSVEFSPPGFIPNGFIDDIEVEGSELGPDGKPLYLFVASISGTRNASTVTTAGNTTERAEVILRIKAGGVHLEDPRFPGKEIRD; from the coding sequence ATGCCCTTTGAATTCATGGCTGTGGATGTGAATTTGAGATGGGGTGTTCCGATGGAGCCGAAGCAATTTCTGGATTCGATCTACCTGGGCGACCGGGGGTGCAAGTGCGTTCTGATCGAGGGGTATATCGAGCGGCTCATCATGGTCGTGGACTTGATCTCCCGTATCCTCAGTGAGTCAGGCGAATGGGACTTCTACCAAGATGAGAACATCGCGGACGGACGGATCGTATTTTCCAGGGTCAAGTCGGTGGAGTTCTCGCCCCCGGGCTTCATCCCCAACGGCTTCATCGACGACATTGAGGTCGAGGGAAGTGAGCTGGGGCCCGATGGCAAGCCGCTCTACCTGTTCGTGGCATCCATCTCAGGAACCCGGAACGCCTCCACAGTGACGACCGCAGGCAACACCACCGAACGTGCCGAGGTCATCCTGCGAATCAAAGCAGGTGGCGTGCATTTGGAGGACCCTCGCTTCCCGGGCAAGGAAATCCGAGACTGA
- a CDS encoding RHS repeat-associated core domain-containing protein, with the protein MADPFPSYSPDKGLSEWGMGWGASLSIHRWRALGSLDFTTDDLNGPWGRMVQGSDGAWYPSGLSAPVRVESAGAGLVALLPDGSRWMFGTQTRVETPRGTYAWFLQEVRDATGRRTRFSYTANGSGRPFLQTVESGGRGEDFQYRVELAYAPLAQAFVDYRSGVPLVLDQRVSEVRVLARDRSSGAFGARWRYSLTYQEDDAGPAFYLARVQQLFASGEASPPVVYTHASPAEPLATVKFQPLPSLDTALALFGEDVIQPGDSSLLDINLDGRPDLEHSLRQTLLVQEDAGFQAVELPPAGPGAVEECRPAAHVLNEPRHLVQLWADKDEHQVVDVRSSWPYANTEFTVCDREGRLLAQQTLPGDWSLGNNSRLVDLDQDRQPDLIRVYAGGYDILPNASSGTAFAVAPVRSGGLMPYFTPHTTWVQDMNGDGLVDLVARYDGGLAVWYGKGSFEFDAVGQSMPAYFWFGAELTGFLDYQLSFVDVNRDGLTDLLATQSGWTTLFVNTGVSFVETVFAGQDFFDGYAGPVVVADLGGTGGTQLISVKWGKAHALTLDAPGTGLMRTAEDGKGTRLHFDYRWSKPVPGARQRQAVLSEVTTESSGQTPAHSTFTYAQPVLHPQGRFLLGYGQVTLKSPALTEEVSFLHDEHQAGVLSASTTRDLHNPGVLRYESHAYDGALFQGLPWKRLKESRKGWRAEAEGPALEERTEYLGYEAERCPSRLRLQTAHGTLTTERHRATVPALSRHLHCLEDTLVLEGKHPQASLDFRHEARLSRNAVGLLERLESIGPQGPLTLQELVYRPDFTVASLSVPGRGTTHFDFEPGGFLLRKVTAPVGSAVEVTERAPLTDSILTLSNHTGGQSHTQFFRYDGQERLSRQWDSLGNTSETHPALTLAYEYATALEPAAIHVTTRVQSLTGSTRRVVEWFTAAGESVAIGQRIPEGWSLDGVISRDRELLENRTYQRPTLPASTAVEGLTYDALLTGAWQVGTTRFSGFGPERQVLSRFHADVERQRTSVLAMVAGGLQRETVENGTQRTRHGLDTAQRIVSYEDPSQVRYTYTYDALGRLRGVVLPDGKRHQVSFDAHGRVARVEREGIATLAYAYAPGTGLLTSRLFLSPSGMAQRSEEWAYDALGRKTAETHTALASGATQQYRFFYDGATPEQPSRRTHWGVTSAIQGEGYLKTFEYRPDGKLTRRVLRLGGWRTVESQFVYTDSGEVQEANSVVRTLDGVVVSTSSKTQAWDAHGRLAGVLLNGAPLATFHYDASGLSVLASFATGDSVALGYDALTRQRVSLAHATPGWTASSSVRFNERGFPGTESFSVAGRHLLRRYDYSPQGFLTSAQDPEHAYTYAFDDSGLPAVIEEQGVRRTLVAQGNTLSAGEVQYTFDALGRTVTKGDLTFFYGPNGHLERAVRGDSEWRFLHDETGQRLLKLSGDVPVAAYLEGGGYLDASGLTEPFLFGGQLVGLVQGNHFQPLATDVRGTVMADADGNARLASPFGHRDVHPANSAIVDYVRKGFDADLGLIRMGIRDYDPSLNRFMTPDPLFLADPSLCVCSPVECNLYGYAGGNPVAYVDPTGEALETVWDAASLAMGIASIASWDENTSTTDKVLDVVGVVVDGAALALPFVPGGAGAILKGARAADKAVGAVQAADKAQDGAKLVWKADDAAAKIIPDVSADASKAAGSSGNAAQANPLAGVTYTGKVRSQIRPNLKTGRPDDHGFPLEVDNFAGSGRQTTITGGDGVNRMKIELDGSYNGKHGKFEWIVEPNGTVNHRLFVPTSRGAL; encoded by the coding sequence GTCGAGTCCGCAGGCGCGGGGCTGGTGGCGCTGTTGCCGGACGGCAGCCGGTGGATGTTTGGCACGCAGACCCGGGTGGAGACACCCCGCGGGACCTATGCCTGGTTCCTGCAGGAGGTGCGGGATGCCACGGGCCGGCGGACGCGCTTTTCCTATACAGCCAATGGCTCGGGCCGCCCCTTTCTTCAGACGGTGGAGTCAGGAGGCAGGGGAGAGGACTTCCAGTACCGCGTGGAGCTGGCCTACGCGCCGCTTGCTCAAGCCTTCGTGGACTACCGCAGCGGTGTTCCGCTGGTGCTCGATCAACGGGTGAGCGAAGTGCGGGTTCTGGCCCGGGATAGATCCTCCGGGGCATTTGGAGCGCGCTGGCGGTACTCGCTCACGTATCAGGAGGATGATGCCGGACCTGCCTTCTACCTCGCGCGGGTTCAGCAGCTCTTCGCCTCGGGCGAAGCCTCGCCGCCGGTGGTCTACACCCATGCCTCCCCGGCGGAGCCGCTCGCCACGGTGAAATTCCAACCACTGCCGTCGCTGGATACCGCGCTGGCGCTCTTTGGAGAGGACGTCATCCAGCCGGGGGACTCCTCTCTGTTGGACATCAACCTGGATGGGCGTCCGGACCTGGAGCACAGCCTCCGGCAGACACTTCTCGTGCAGGAGGATGCAGGTTTTCAGGCCGTGGAACTGCCCCCGGCAGGGCCTGGAGCCGTGGAGGAATGCCGCCCGGCGGCGCATGTGCTGAACGAGCCCCGGCACCTCGTCCAGCTCTGGGCTGACAAGGACGAGCATCAGGTGGTGGATGTGCGGTCCTCCTGGCCTTACGCGAACACGGAGTTCACGGTCTGTGACCGGGAGGGACGGCTGCTGGCTCAGCAGACCTTGCCGGGAGACTGGTCGCTGGGGAACAACTCGCGGCTGGTGGATCTGGATCAAGACCGTCAACCGGACCTGATTCGCGTCTACGCCGGTGGCTACGACATCTTGCCCAACGCCAGCAGCGGCACGGCGTTCGCCGTGGCCCCGGTGCGGAGTGGAGGGCTCATGCCCTACTTCACCCCGCACACCACCTGGGTTCAGGACATGAATGGCGATGGTCTGGTGGACCTGGTCGCCCGGTACGACGGTGGGCTGGCCGTTTGGTACGGCAAGGGCTCTTTCGAGTTCGATGCGGTGGGGCAGTCCATGCCGGCCTACTTCTGGTTCGGCGCGGAGCTCACGGGCTTCCTCGACTACCAGCTGTCCTTTGTGGATGTGAACAGGGACGGCCTCACGGACCTGCTGGCCACGCAATCGGGCTGGACCACGCTCTTCGTGAACACGGGTGTGTCTTTCGTGGAGACCGTGTTCGCGGGCCAGGATTTTTTTGATGGCTACGCGGGCCCGGTGGTGGTGGCGGACCTGGGGGGAACCGGTGGAACGCAGCTCATCAGCGTCAAGTGGGGCAAAGCCCATGCGTTGACGTTGGATGCGCCGGGCACTGGACTGATGCGCACGGCGGAGGATGGCAAGGGCACACGGCTGCACTTCGATTACCGCTGGAGCAAGCCCGTTCCTGGAGCCCGTCAGCGCCAGGCGGTGTTGTCCGAGGTGACGACCGAGTCCTCGGGGCAGACGCCCGCCCACTCCACCTTTACGTACGCGCAGCCGGTGCTGCACCCTCAGGGCCGGTTCCTGCTGGGCTATGGCCAGGTCACCCTCAAGTCCCCCGCCCTCACGGAGGAAGTGTCCTTTCTCCATGATGAACATCAGGCGGGGGTGCTCTCGGCCAGCACCACGCGGGATCTGCACAACCCGGGCGTCCTGCGCTACGAATCGCATGCGTACGACGGGGCCCTCTTTCAAGGACTGCCTTGGAAGCGGCTCAAGGAGTCCCGGAAAGGGTGGCGCGCGGAGGCGGAAGGCCCAGCGCTGGAGGAGCGCACGGAGTACCTGGGCTACGAAGCAGAGCGGTGCCCTTCCCGGCTGCGCCTCCAAACCGCGCATGGGACGCTCACCACGGAGCGGCACCGGGCCACGGTGCCCGCGCTGTCTCGGCACCTGCATTGCCTGGAAGACACCCTTGTTCTGGAGGGCAAGCACCCCCAGGCGTCGCTGGATTTCCGCCATGAGGCGCGGCTCTCACGCAACGCGGTGGGCCTGCTGGAAAGGCTGGAGAGCATCGGGCCTCAGGGCCCCCTGACGCTGCAGGAGCTGGTCTATCGCCCGGACTTCACCGTGGCGTCCCTCTCCGTTCCGGGCCGGGGCACCACGCACTTCGACTTCGAGCCAGGCGGCTTCCTGCTCCGGAAGGTGACGGCCCCCGTGGGCTCGGCGGTGGAGGTCACGGAGCGGGCGCCCCTCACGGATTCCATTCTGACCCTCTCGAATCACACCGGAGGCCAGAGCCATACGCAGTTCTTCCGGTACGACGGGCAGGAGAGGCTCTCCAGGCAGTGGGACAGCTTGGGCAACACCTCGGAGACCCATCCCGCGCTGACGCTGGCGTACGAGTACGCGACGGCCTTGGAGCCTGCGGCCATTCACGTCACCACGCGGGTCCAGTCGCTGACGGGGAGCACGCGCCGGGTGGTGGAGTGGTTCACCGCAGCGGGGGAGTCGGTCGCCATTGGCCAGCGGATTCCCGAAGGGTGGTCGCTCGATGGGGTCATCTCGCGAGACCGTGAGCTTCTGGAGAACCGCACGTACCAGCGGCCCACGCTGCCTGCTTCCACGGCAGTGGAGGGGCTCACCTACGATGCGCTTTTGACGGGGGCGTGGCAGGTGGGCACCACGCGCTTCTCGGGCTTTGGCCCCGAGCGGCAGGTTCTCTCCAGGTTCCACGCGGATGTGGAGCGCCAGCGGACGTCGGTCCTGGCGATGGTGGCTGGAGGGCTCCAGCGTGAGACCGTGGAGAACGGGACGCAGCGCACCCGGCATGGCCTGGATACCGCGCAGCGGATCGTCAGCTACGAAGATCCCTCGCAGGTGCGTTACACCTATACTTACGATGCGCTCGGCCGCTTGCGTGGGGTTGTGCTTCCGGATGGAAAGCGCCACCAGGTTTCCTTCGACGCGCACGGCCGCGTGGCAAGGGTGGAGCGCGAGGGAATCGCGACGCTGGCCTATGCCTATGCGCCTGGAACCGGGCTGCTGACGAGCCGCCTGTTCTTGTCACCTTCGGGCATGGCGCAGCGCTCGGAGGAGTGGGCCTATGACGCCTTGGGCCGCAAGACGGCCGAAACCCATACGGCTCTGGCCTCCGGTGCCACGCAGCAATACCGCTTCTTCTACGATGGGGCCACGCCGGAGCAGCCTTCGCGGCGCACGCATTGGGGGGTGACGTCGGCCATCCAGGGCGAGGGGTACCTCAAGACCTTTGAGTACCGGCCGGATGGAAAGCTCACCCGGCGCGTGCTGCGGCTGGGGGGCTGGCGCACCGTGGAGTCACAGTTCGTCTACACGGACAGCGGCGAAGTCCAGGAGGCCAACAGCGTGGTGCGGACGCTGGACGGCGTGGTGGTGTCCACTTCCTCCAAGACCCAGGCCTGGGATGCCCATGGCCGGCTGGCGGGCGTGCTGCTCAACGGTGCTCCGCTGGCCACGTTCCACTATGACGCGAGCGGGCTGTCAGTCCTGGCTTCCTTCGCGACGGGCGACTCGGTGGCGCTGGGGTATGACGCCCTGACGCGCCAGCGCGTGTCCCTGGCCCACGCCACGCCCGGGTGGACGGCCTCCAGCAGTGTGCGGTTCAACGAGCGAGGCTTTCCCGGCACCGAGAGTTTTTCGGTGGCAGGACGGCACCTGCTGCGCAGGTATGACTATTCCCCTCAGGGCTTCCTCACGAGCGCCCAGGATCCCGAGCATGCCTATACCTATGCGTTCGATGATTCCGGCTTGCCGGCCGTCATCGAGGAGCAGGGCGTCCGGCGGACGCTGGTGGCCCAAGGGAACACGCTCAGCGCGGGCGAGGTGCAGTACACCTTCGATGCGCTCGGCCGCACCGTGACGAAGGGGGACCTGACGTTCTTCTACGGTCCCAACGGGCACCTCGAGCGCGCGGTCCGAGGGGACAGCGAGTGGCGCTTCCTCCATGACGAGACGGGCCAGCGGCTGCTCAAGCTCTCTGGAGATGTTCCGGTGGCGGCCTACCTGGAGGGCGGCGGCTATCTCGATGCGAGTGGGCTGACCGAGCCCTTCCTGTTTGGTGGACAGCTCGTGGGATTGGTGCAGGGGAACCATTTCCAGCCCCTTGCGACGGATGTCCGCGGCACCGTAATGGCGGATGCGGATGGCAACGCGCGGTTGGCTTCACCGTTTGGCCATCGGGACGTGCATCCGGCCAATTCCGCCATCGTCGACTACGTCCGTAAGGGCTTCGATGCGGACCTGGGCCTCATCCGCATGGGGATCCGGGACTACGACCCTTCGCTCAACCGCTTCATGACGCCAGACCCGCTCTTTCTGGCGGACCCTTCTCTGTGTGTGTGCAGCCCGGTGGAGTGCAACCTGTATGGCTATGCGGGGGGAAACCCGGTGGCCTACGTGGACCCGACAGGCGAGGCGCTCGAGACGGTGTGGGATGCCGCAAGCCTGGCGATGGGGATCGCGAGCATTGCCTCGTGGGACGAGAATACGTCCACGACGGACAAGGTACTCGATGTGGTGGGCGTGGTGGTGGATGGCGCTGCTTTGGCGCTTCCCTTCGTTCCGGGTGGGGCGGGAGCCATCCTCAAGGGGGCCCGGGCCGCGGACAAGGCCGTGGGAGCAGTCCAAGCGGCGGACAAAGCACAGGATGGGGCCAAACTGGTATGGAAAGCCGACGATGCGGCCGCGAAGATTATTCCTGATGTGTCGGCAGACGCCTCGAAAGCTGCCGGTTCAAGCGGTAATGCAGCACAGGCGAACCCTCTCGCGGGGGTAACATACACGGGCAAAGTCAGGTCTCAGATACGTCCCAATCTGAAGACGGGGAGACCAGATGACCATGGCTTCCCTCTAGAAGTGGACAACTTTGCTGGATCGGGTCGGCAGACGACGATAACTGGTGGCGATGGAGTGAACCGCATGAAGATTGAACTGGACGGCAGTTACAACGGAAAGCATGGTAAGTTTGAGTGGATCGTCGAGCCTAACGGTACAGTGAACCACCGGCTGTTTGTGCCCACGTCGAGAGGTGCCCTATGA
- a CDS encoding methyl-accepting chemotaxis protein has translation MIRPIVHRLKLFWKLALIALLIPASISAMLIVALLGTGSLKAEYDNLYGFMLLPVMTLDQGHAEAATLSGKLRLLARTPLSPAEREARVREVQAHDRKMRESMTLYAREWVTSMSSSFTDELSAADRDALRKDELASVQLFEVAYAGYVPLRDRVLTGAPVDVEQLEQALERIDAAMNALVKLNRRTAELSNANAQSSLLWMQVLLALLALGLSGVGIAVAWRLSRIIIQPITRLTRMTLRLSRGDVEILEEGEQSLALDPDTKDEIGLLLRATLDMVHSTQQMVSAAVSISHGDLTVRVQPRSSKDALGIALGQMVAQLTKIVTQVRLGSSSLASASAMLASETQGLALDAREQAAAVDENAQTLKEISASVMRNAESCHQMEDMARLGAQDAQASGQAVGQTVEAMRRISANVSLIEELAHQTNMLALNAAIEAIRAGEHGKSFNVVAGEVRRLANRSKGAAREIGELAISSMGVAEQSGRLLKDLVPAIQRTADVVHEVASSTREQSTSVELMSHAMSQVKQATGGNATSAGQLAGSAEQLAAQADSLRRLMGFFRVADGEPPQSSLVPEPPEDASPGEAPEPLSTAHLTQGVPGLEEALARELAGEFKPS, from the coding sequence ATGATTCGTCCCATCGTGCATCGCTTGAAGCTGTTCTGGAAGCTGGCGCTGATCGCGCTGCTCATCCCAGCGTCCATCAGCGCGATGCTGATCGTGGCCCTCTTGGGCACCGGCTCCCTGAAGGCCGAGTACGACAACCTCTACGGCTTCATGCTCCTGCCGGTCATGACGCTCGACCAGGGCCATGCCGAGGCCGCCACCCTCTCTGGCAAGCTGCGCCTGCTCGCACGCACCCCGCTGTCCCCCGCCGAGCGGGAGGCGCGGGTTCGCGAGGTCCAGGCGCACGACCGGAAGATGCGCGAGAGCATGACGCTCTATGCACGTGAGTGGGTCACCTCCATGAGCTCCTCCTTCACCGATGAGCTCTCCGCGGCAGACCGCGACGCGCTGCGCAAGGACGAGCTCGCCTCCGTGCAGCTCTTCGAGGTGGCCTACGCGGGCTACGTTCCCCTGCGCGACCGCGTGCTCACGGGCGCGCCCGTGGACGTGGAGCAGCTGGAGCAGGCGCTGGAGCGCATCGACGCGGCCATGAACGCGCTGGTGAAGCTCAACCGGCGCACCGCCGAGCTGTCCAACGCGAACGCCCAGTCCTCCCTCCTGTGGATGCAGGTGCTCCTGGCCCTCCTGGCGCTGGGGCTCAGCGGCGTGGGCATCGCGGTGGCTTGGAGGCTCTCGCGCATCATCATCCAGCCCATCACCCGGCTCACCCGCATGACGCTGCGCCTGTCCCGGGGCGATGTGGAAATCCTCGAGGAGGGCGAGCAGTCGCTGGCCCTGGATCCGGACACCAAGGACGAGATTGGCCTGCTCCTGCGCGCCACCCTGGACATGGTCCACTCCACCCAGCAGATGGTCTCCGCCGCGGTGAGCATCTCCCACGGCGACCTGACGGTCCGCGTGCAGCCGCGCTCCTCCAAGGATGCGCTGGGCATCGCGCTGGGGCAGATGGTGGCGCAGCTCACGAAGATCGTCACCCAGGTGCGCCTGGGCTCCTCCTCGCTCGCGTCCGCCTCGGCCATGCTGGCCTCCGAGACGCAAGGCCTCGCGCTCGATGCCCGCGAGCAGGCCGCCGCCGTGGATGAGAACGCGCAGACGCTCAAGGAGATCAGCGCCTCGGTGATGCGCAACGCCGAGAGCTGCCACCAGATGGAGGACATGGCACGGCTGGGGGCCCAGGATGCCCAGGCCAGCGGCCAGGCCGTGGGGCAGACGGTGGAGGCCATGCGGCGCATCTCCGCCAACGTCTCGCTCATCGAGGAGCTGGCCCACCAGACGAACATGCTGGCGCTCAACGCGGCCATCGAGGCCATCCGCGCCGGTGAGCACGGCAAGAGCTTCAACGTGGTGGCCGGCGAGGTGCGCCGGCTCGCCAACCGCAGCAAGGGTGCCGCGCGGGAGATTGGCGAGCTGGCCATCTCCAGCATGGGCGTGGCGGAGCAGTCCGGGCGGCTGCTCAAGGACCTGGTGCCCGCCATCCAGCGCACCGCGGACGTGGTGCACGAGGTGGCCTCCTCCACGCGCGAGCAGTCCACGAGCGTGGAGCTGATGAGCCACGCTATGTCCCAGGTGAAGCAGGCCACGGGCGGCAACGCCACATCCGCCGGGCAGCTCGCGGGCTCCGCGGAGCAGCTCGCCGCCCAGGCCGACTCCCTGCGGCGGCTCATGGGCTTCTTCCGCGTGGCGGACGGCGAGCCGCCTCAGAGCTCTCTGGTGCCCGAGCCCCCCGAGGATGCCTCGCCGGGCGAGGCGCCCGAGCCCCTGTCCACCGCCCACCTGACGCAGGGCGTGCCGGGGCTGGAGGAGGCGCTCGCGCGCGAGCTGGCCGGCGAGTTCAAGCCCTCCTGA
- the imm40 gene encoding Imm40 family immunity protein has product MSRLSVPRRLWSKAESLSASGIEEFAWRPEDAVQVLELLRPTEIAVLGGDVYLKRHERFEPSYENWYAERDLQEPLGAFAIRSQSIAREYLMNLMRTGAAECWVTLVLSDPMEPAEEDDVGLT; this is encoded by the coding sequence ATGAGCAGACTCAGCGTGCCTAGGCGTCTCTGGAGCAAAGCCGAGAGTCTTTCTGCCAGCGGGATCGAGGAGTTTGCTTGGCGGCCAGAGGATGCAGTTCAGGTACTGGAACTGCTGCGGCCAACGGAAATCGCAGTGCTCGGGGGCGATGTTTACCTGAAGCGCCACGAGCGATTCGAGCCCAGTTACGAGAATTGGTATGCGGAGCGCGATCTGCAGGAGCCATTGGGCGCGTTCGCGATCCGCAGTCAGTCGATTGCACGTGAGTACCTCATGAACCTGATGAGGACCGGAGCGGCCGAATGTTGGGTCACGTTGGTTCTGTCGGATCCTATGGAACCTGCTGAAGAGGATGATGTTGGACTCACGTGA